The following are encoded in a window of Anopheles stephensi strain Indian chromosome X, UCI_ANSTEP_V1.0, whole genome shotgun sequence genomic DNA:
- the LOC118502985 gene encoding cytochrome P450 307a1 has protein sequence MAYTGLILAVLTIVLSVVCYFKILYEWHRKVRIQTVRPARLQKLAVRAPTPQQSTTELMTFPQAPGPVPWPILGSLAFLGQYEVPFEGFTALAKKYGDLYSITLGSTRCLVVNNLDLIREVLNQNGRYFGGRPDFLRFHKLFGGDRNNSLALCDWSTLQQKRRNLARKHCSPSDASSYYQKMSDVGVMEMHRFMDQLDEVVCPGKDFKVKPLIMQACANMFSEYMCSVRFDYNDQGFMAIVRNFDEIFWEINQGYAVDFLPWLAPFYHKHMSKLTRWSAEIRDFILERIVNEREQTLGDDDTERDFADALLKSLRLDPSVTRDTIMYMLEDFLGGHSAIGNLVMLALGYIAKHPEVGQRIQREIDRITERGKRNVTLYDTESMPYTVATIFEVLRYSSSPIVPHVATEDTCIAGYGVTKGTVVFINNYELNTSERYWTEPKRFNPSRFIETATLAQIRTDLRDSPTAKQDLTNIIKTNGVSSENERTLQIERVRKNIPHFLPFSIGKRTCIGQNLVRGFSFIIIANILQKYDVHSNDLSQIKMYPACVAVPPDTYPLAFTQRAAVAAQ, from the exons ATGGCATACACTGGACTGATATTGGCCGTACTGACTATCGTGCTGTCGGTCGTGTGCTACTTCAAGATACTGTACGAATGGCACCGGAAGGTACGCATCCAAACCGTACGTCCTGCCCGGCTACAGAAGCTCGCGGTCCGTGCCCCAACACCACAACAATCAACCACCGAGCTGATGACGTTCCCGCAGGCACCCGGACCGGTACCGTGGCCGATCCTCGGCAGTCTCGCCTTCCTCGGCCAGTACGAGGTGCCGTTCGAAGGGTTTACCGCGCTGGCAAAGAAGTATGGCGATCTGTACAGCATCACGCTCGGGTCGACCCGCTGCCTCGTCGTCAACAATCTGGACCTGATCCGGGAGGTGCTGAACCAGAACGGACGTTACTTTGGCGGACGGCCCGACTTTCTGCGCTTCCACAAGCTGTTCGGTGGCGATCGGAATAACT CACTTGCCCTCTGTGACTGGTCGACCCTGCAGCAGAAGCGTCGTAACCTCGCCCGGAAGCACTGTTCGCCGAGCGATGCCTCCAGCTACTATCAGAAGATGAGTGATGTGGGTGTGATGGAGATGCACCGCTTCATGGACCAGCTGGACGAGGTGGTGTGCCCGGGTAAGGACTTCAAGGTGAAGCCGTTGATTATGCAGGCGTGCGCGAACATGTTCAGCGAGTACATGTGCTCGGTCCGGTTCGACTACAACGATCAGGGCTTTATGGCGATCGTGCGCAACTTCGATGAAATCTTCTGGGAAATCAATCAGGGATATGCGGTTGACTTTCTGCCGTGGTTGGCCCCGTTCTATCACAAGCACATGAGCAAGCTGACACGCTGGTCGGCCGAGATTCGGGACTTCATTCTGGAGCGGATTGTGAACGAGCGGGAGCAGACTCTTGGGGACGATGATACCGAGCGTGACTTTGCTGATGCGCTGCTGAAGAGCCTGCGTCTCGATCCGTCGGTAACGCGTGACACCATCATGTACATGCTGGAAGACTTCCTTGGTGGACATTCGGCGATCGGCAATCTGGTGATGCTGGCCCTTGGCTACATTGCCAAGCATCCGGAGGTTGGTCAACGGATCCAGCGCGAGATCGATCGCATCACCGAGCGGGGCAAGCGCAACGTTACGTTGTACGATACCGAGAGCATGCCGTACACGGTCGCCACCATCTTCGAGGTGTTGCGATACTCGTCCTCACCGATCGTACCACATGTCGCCACGGAGGATACGTGCATAGCCGGGTACGGTGTCACCAAGGGGACGGTCGTCTTCATCAACAACTACGAGCTGAACACGAGCGAACGGTACTGGACCGAGCCGAAGCGCTTCAACCCGAGCCGGTTCATCGAGACGGCAACGCTGGCCCAGATCCGGACGGACCTGCGTGACTCCCCGACCGCGAAGCAGGATCTCACCAACATCATCAAGACGAACGGTGTCAGCAGCGAGAACGAGCGCACATTACAGATCGAGCGGGTGCGCAAAAACATCCCCCACTTCCTGCCGTTCAGCATTGGCAAGCGGACCTGCATCGGGCAGAATCTGGTGCGTGGCttcagcttcatcatcatcgcaaaCATTCTGCAGAAGTACGACGTGCACTCGAATGACCTCAGCCAGATTAAGATGTATCCGGCGTGTGTAGCCGTACCGCCCGACACCTATCCGCTTGCCTTCACACAGCGCGCGGCCGTGGCGGCACAGTAG
- the LOC118502989 gene encoding rapamycin-insensitive companion of mTOR: MAMSSWMIRRSLRQRSRPAPEDCYRLDTDKTLQENANDIYTGLCSFHTSINKRLSLLNGLVKLIDRWKRDAGLDSSVSVDVTAPPSAGGRSMAVLSGERDACLGYTAQQWMCCVARSLVHQLPQIRAGALRVLRRLLLAPCDMREFNRLQLAHLVCRSLDVMLRNGEERVQALKLVRRMLVVAPDELRPAIVRCLVALCESGAGGGPGATGPGGTGGGPGGGGGGGGGGGGGGGGHISGSGGTGEDRLLRCCLATLCEIGVLNPLLLIECGGVGVITRSVLECHSPRIAESLCGVLLYLLEWPRTRNIAGVQLDCFAAPYCDFTYRVGIMDRYKDARELRFTCSRLALLSVLRSWAGTIEFCDPHRPSGLRALIDILYLNQLEIRKAVLDLLYELIGLPQPVWTDEYSVAMSVVDPAEYQDAWRLHEGFVAAEGTAILPSLAGAVPNLCEIHLALLLYCFVENGLLNALIEVIISSDTFISVRATILLARITHQMHCLLPAEICARTPTATLPMLVTRAIEGNHQARAAITALQQHHLMLQNRPASCSLYLDCIIQSGELINTRAFRRELVPPTRTAGQPASWDMTTPFKYGTLDGLKRVRHDSSGSSGGGGIGSAAGGLGGLFGNLSWSNNYDGFVRDVTRGSTRTGGTIKRTSKRNVLQQLWASLTEGDRLLKESNVLAVKDANMWDWDIIITILRSDLLGMKLDEQNTRFVRRIVDYFKPSNNRFSHQDFAHLNSNRQMPAYVTAGLELIDAMLQSPELEYIRILTDLFTDISRQLMAIHAKKSAHECLFSPLHMTGTMCQHYFLFIGRMCRTEGGLEILRNTDVFKELTTIVLKTNHLCYVKLIVSGLDYSLEGEPRLILAKALLRHPSPKARLYATQMLRVLLRARLPNFEVWGIQLMLKLVAAMLGDGQARCVQTAALDLLEEACYERTYLEELVYSWPRLDRLGPRGKMVMMRFYSIPRGINHPEAHTEKELEQWVNVYNEQYVLLVESDTHAHLTQHIRTEDGTYSRRHMASSAPGESTAAGAPNLAPHLYGQLVQTSKGFSQLLNHGRLQELAERVRVGRCNNEQDCLRLKAALWALCHTCTSKEAIEFVSEHLPWLLPHLVQLVRTADVYSIRATALGGLCLVASTAQGADALRTLGWVSVRHDRNTHWPVNEPGDWETAAPVASSTGNESDGGDGPGRRRHSFASTEDDSTANSFSFLASTCLVSVTGGDLSPIPSTSYLAGSDDREVVSGRKQHRQMFHVRRPLLSSSSADMTDTEDVPMQLDSGERLFSSFRTSTIRSLDRKYHRLSLQHYSLSEDGHYPSVKVKASIFPPKPNTQGPCFIGICFPQDIMDLFPELETRHPLALGSLMQLDRSKVRSKDAGRSMKVMKVRVKTGSDVDEWITVDYEQEQGKGSAPPNPPTVSSPTPSSAPEDPDPDDGRHQWWTHEKHNRSQCVRCCRGKRADERWNPTTDDDTDGGTRERPVLDETIANNVLRHVQRMANPVWSKQSRSVLLDIKQSHPVAFQDVCLYSEVCRLLGCNTYRLGSRRFLQELFLDLDFLGSGKPTAPGEVPSVLDGKQQHQQQYLAYLSMSKALNTPLQIQTQNLPPSTITGKGPPLPAGGVAFLLRSPPLASVHEASVENLDEMSATPKREQGQPAVRDPPRQPAGPPGDEEATVRLREPTTTTSSSSMPPPPAVHRPRSIGGQSGASVLGASANARPRFNTLELDLSCSRNKFPIRDRSKVDYSPTTPPVAPYGSGVPSCPVGFTLPLSASSSSASFVSTGSASAVTSPTQWHPNVASTFGRLYCEQRLRLKTSKSEATLTKNQ, from the exons aTGGCCATGTCCAGTTGGATGATCCGAAGAAGCTTAAGGCAAAGAA GTCGCCCTGCACCGGAAGATTGTTACCGGCTGGACACGGACAAAACGCTGCAGGAAAATGCAAACGACATCTACACCGGGCTCTGCTCGTTTCACACCAGCATCAACAAGCGGCTCAGCCTGCTGAACGGTTTGGTAAAGCTGATCGATCGGTGGAAACGTGACGCCGGCCTGGACAGTAGCGTATCCGTCGATGTTACGGCACCGCCGTCGGCGGGTGGACGATCGATGGCGGTGCTGTCGGGCGAACGGGACGCTTGCCTCGGGTATACGGCGCAGCAGTGGATGTGTTGCGTCGCCCGCAGCCTCGTACACCAGCTGCCACAGATACGGGCGGGTGCGTTACGGGTGTTGCGCCGGCTGCTGCTCGCACCGTGCGATATGCGTGAGTTTAATCGGCTGCAGCTGGCCCACCTGGTGTGTCGCAGCCTGGACGTGATGCTTCGGAACGGGGAGGAACGGGTGCAGGCGCTAAAGCTGGTGCGGAGGATGCTGGTGGTCGCACCGGACGAACTTCGGCCAGCAATCGTACGGTGTCTGGTGGCGCTCTGTGAAAGTGGTGCCGGAGGTGGCCCTGGTGCAACGGGTCCCGGCGGAACGGGTGGTGGTcctggtggaggtggtggtggtggtggtggtggtggtggcggtggtggaggacACATAAGCGGTTCGGGTGGTACGGGTGAGGATCGGCTGTTGCGCTGCTGTCTCGCTACCCTGTGCGAAATTGGCGTGCTAAATCCGCTCCTGCTGATCgagtgtggtggtgttggtgtaaTCACACGCAGCGTGCTGGAATGCCACAGTCCACGCATCGCGGAAAGCTTGTGCGGTGTACTGCTGTATCTGTTGGAGTGGCCCCGCACGCGCAACATTGCTGGCGTACAGCTAGACTGCTTTGCGGCACCGTACTGTGACTTCACGTATCGGGTGGGCATCATGGATCGGTACAAGGATGCCCGGGAGCTGCGGTTCACTTGCAGCCGGCTTGCGCTGCTATCCGTGCTACGGTCCTGGGCCGGCACGATCGAGTTCTGTGATCCACATCGACCGTCCGGGCTGCGGGCGCTCATCGACATCCTGTACCTGAACCAGCTCGAGATACGGAAGGCGGTACTGGATCTGCTGTACGAGCTGATCGGTCTCCCCCAGCCGGTCTGGACGGACGAGTACTCGGTCGCGATGTCGGTGGTCGATCCGGCCGAGTATCAGGACGCGTGGCGCCTGCACGAAGGTTTCGTGGCCGCGGAAGGGACCGCCATCCTCCCCAGTCTGGCCGGTGCCGTACCGAACTTGTGCGAAATTCATCTCGCACTGCTGCTGTACTGTTTCGTCGAGAACGGTTTGCTGAACGCGTTGATCGAGGTAATCATCTCGAGCGATACGTTCATCTCGGTCCGGGCGACGATACTGCTGGCCCGCATCACCCACCAGATGCACTGTTTGCTGCCGGCAGAAATCTGTGCCCGCACACCGACCGCCACCCTCCCGATGCTGGTGACGCGCGCCATCGAAGGGAATCATCAGGCACGGGCCGCCATAACAGcgctgcagcagcaccatctcATGTTGCAGAATCGGCCCGCCTCCTGCAGCCTGTACCTGGACTGTATCATCCAGAGCGGTGAGCTGATCAATACGCGAGCCTTTCGCCGAGAGCTGGTACCGCCGACCCGAACCGCGGGCCAGCCGGCCAGCTGGGACATGACCACCCCGTTCAAGTACGGTACGCTCGATGGGTTGAAGCGGGTACGGCACGATTCGAGCGGTTCGAGCGGTGGCGGAGGTATCGGCAGTGCGGCCGGTGGTCTCGGTGGACTGTTTGGGAATCTTTCCTGGAGCAACAACTACGACGGATTCGTGCGGGACGTGACACGCGGCAGTACCCGAACCGGTGGTACGATCAAGCGCACGTCCAAGCGAAacgtgctgcagcagctgtgGGCAAGCCTGACGGAAGGCGATCGGCTGCTGAAGGAATCGAACGTGCTCGCGGTAAAGGATGCGAACATGTGGGATTgggacatcatcatcacgatcTTGCGG tcgGATCTGCTCGGTATGAAGCTGGACGAGCAAAATACCCGGTTCGTGCGCCGGATTGTGGACTATTTTAAGCCGAGCAACAATCGCTTCTCGCATCAGGATTTTGCGCATCTCAACAGCAACCGGCAGATGCCGGCATACGTGACGGCCGGGCTGGAGTTGATCGATGCGATGCTTCAATCGCCGGAG CTCGAATATATACGCATCCTGACGGATCTGTTCACCGACATTAGCCGACAGCTGATGGCAATTCACGCGAAGAAATCGGCCCACGAGTGTCTGTTCAGCCCGTTGCACATGACCGGTACGATGTGCCAGCACTACTTCCTGTTTATCGGGCGCATGTGCCGGACGGAGGGCGGTCTCGAGATACTGCGCAACACGGACGTGTTCAAGGAACTGACCACGATTGTGCTGAAGACGAACCATCTGTGCTACGTGAAGCTGATCGTGTCCGGGCTGGACTACAGTCTCGAGGGTGAGCCTCGGCTCATCCTAGCGAAGGCATTGCTGCGCCACCCTTCGCCGAAAGCCCGGCTGTACGCAACACAGAtgctgcgcgtgttgctccgTGCCCGGTTGCCAAACTTTGAGGTGTGGGGCATTCAGCTGATGTTGAAGCTAGTGGCGGCAATGCTGGGCGACGGGCAGGCACGGTGCGTGCAGACGGCCGCGCTAGACCTGCTGGAGGAGGCATGCTACGAGCGGACGTACCTGGAGGAGCTCGTGTACTCGTGGCCCCGGTTGGATCGGCTGGGGCCCCGCGGgaagatggtgatgatgcGCTTCTATTCGATTCCGCGCGGTATCAACCATCCCGAGGCACACACGGAGAAGGAGCTGGAGCAGTGGGTGAACGTGTACAACGAGCAGTACGTGCTGTTGGTTGAGTCGGATACGCACGCGCACCTGACGCAGCACATCCGTACCGAGGACGGCACGTACAGCAGGCGGCATATGGCGAGCAGTGCGCCGGGCGAAAGTACGGCCGCCGGTGCACCGAACCTAGCACCACATCTGTACGGGCAGCTCGTGCAGACGAGCAAAGGGTTCTCGCAGCTGCTGAATCACGGTCGGCTGCAAGAGCTCGCCGAACGCGTCCGCGTCGGTCGGTGCAACAACGAGCAGGACTGTTTGCGGTTGAAGGCGGCCCTGTGGGCGCTCTGTCACACCTGCACgagcaaggaagcgatcgagTTCGTGAGCGAGCATTTGCCCTGGCTGTTGCCGCATCTGGTGCAGCTCGTCCGGACCGCTGACGTGTACTCGATACGTGCAACGGCACTGGGTGGGCTTTGTCTGGTGGCCAGCACGGCCCAGGGTGCCGATGCTCTGCGTACGTTGGGTTGGGTTTCGGTGCGGCACGATCGCAACACGCACTGGCCCGTAAACGAACCGGGCGACTGGGAAACGGCGGCACCCGTCGCATCCTCCACCGGTAACGAGAGCGATGGAGGCGATGGGCCCGGCCGGCGACGGCACAGCTTCGCCTCCACCGAGGACGACAGTACGGCGAACAGCTTCTCCTTTCTCGCCTCTACCTGTCTCGTCTCGGTCACCGGTGGAGATCTTTCGCCCATTCCGAGCACCTCGTATCTGGCCGGCAGTGACGACCGGGAAGTGGTCAGCGGCCGTAAACAGCACCGACAGATGTTCCACGTACGGCGACCGCTCCTGTCCAGCTCATCGGCCGACATGACCGATACGGAGGATGTGCCGATGCAGCTGGACAGCGGTGAACGGTTGTTTTCCTCCTTCCGCACCTCCACGATACGAAGCCTGGATCGGAAGTATCATCGTCTTAGCCTGCAACA CTACTCCTTGAGCGAAGATGGTCATTACCCGAGCGTTAAAGTGAAAGcttccatttttccacccaagCCAAACACGCAGGGTCCCTGCTTTATCG GTATCTGCTTCCCGCAGGACATAATGGATCTGTTTCCGGAACTGGAAACACGGCACCCGCTTGCACTCGGTTCGCTGATGCAGCTCGACCGTAGCAAGGTGCGATCGAAGGATGCGGGCCGGTCGATGAAGGTGATGAAGGTGCGGGTGAAGACGGGATCGGACGTAGACGAATGGATCACCGTTGACTACGAGCAGGAGCAAGGGAAAGGGAGCGCACCACCGAACCCGCCAACCGTCAGCTCACCTACACCATCCTCGGCCCCGGAAGACCCGGACCCGGACGACGGCCGACACCAGTGGTGGACGCACGAGAAACACAACCGGTCGCAGTGCGTGCGGTGCTGTCGAGGCAAACGGGCGGACGAGCGATGGAATCCGACCACCGACGACGACACCGACGGTGGCACCCGTGAACGGCCCGTGCTGGACGAAACGATCGCCAACAACGTACTGCGGCACGTCCAGCGTATGGCAAACCCGGTCTGGAGCAAACAGTCCCGCAGCGTCCTGCTCGACATCAAGCAATCGCATCCGGTCGCGTTCCAGGACGTGTGCCTGTACTCGGAAGTGTGCCGCTTGCTGGGCTGCAACACCTACCGGCTCGGGTCCCGCCGCTTCCTGCAGGAGCTGTTTCTCGATCTGGACTTTCTCGGCAGCGGTAAACCGACGGCACCGGGAGAGGTGCCGAGCGTGCTGGACggtaagcagcagcaccagcagcaatacCTAGCCTACCTATCCATGTCGAAAGCCCTCAACACACCGCTACAGATCCAAACGCAAAATCTTCCACCGAGCACGATAACGGGCAAGGGTCCACCGTTGCCTGCCGGTGGCGTAGCGTTTCTGCTGCGCTCCCCACCGCTCGCCAGCGTGCACGAGGCGAGTGTGGAGAATCTGGACGAAATGTCCGCCACACCGAAACGTGAGCAAGGGCAGCCTGCCGTACGTGATCCACCACGGCAACCAGCGGGACCACCGGGTGACGAAGAAGCAACTGTGCGTTTGCGTGAACccaccaccactacgtccTCCTCCTCGATGCCACCGCCACCTGCTGTCCATCGGCCCCGCTCGATCGGTGGCCAGAGTGGTGCTAGCGTGCTCGGCGCATCGGCAAACGCTCGGCCCCGCTTCAACACGCTCGAGCTCGATCTGAGCTGTTCCCGCAACAAGTTCCCGATCCGGGATCGGAGCAAGGTCGACTATTCGCCGACGACGCCACCGGTCGCACCGTACGGCAGCGGGGTACCGTCGTGCCCGGTCGGGTTCACGCTGCCACTGTCCGCGAGCAGCTCGTCGGCATCGTTCGTCAGCACCGGCAGTGCGTCCGCCGTTACCAGCCCGACCCAGTGGCATCCGAACGTGGCGTCCACGTTCGGCCGGCTGTACTGCGAGCAGCGCTTGCGGCTCAAGACGTCCAAATCGGAAGCGACCCTTACGAAGAACCAGTAG